TCATCCTTTGATCCGCGATAAACAAATATACAAGAGCTTTGATGGAGACCGAGAGACGAACGCCCGCCGAAAATCTTTATAGACGGGATGTCGGCCTGTTTTGCGGCGGAAGAGAGGGGATATCCGCCTCCCCAGCCATACTTACGGCTCGGCAATCCTTATCCCGTTAAGTTTGAGAAACTCCTTAAAGCCGTAGACCTTTTTCCCCATGAACGTCATGACGACGGCACCGGCGGGACAGTTGTTGACGCATCCCAGGCAGGCGATGCACCTCTTTGTGTTCACGCTGAAGCGGGAGAGGTCTATCGCCCCTACGGGGCACCCCTTCACGCAGATCTCGCATTCGGTGCAGAGGTTCTTGTCTATCGTGTGGGTCCCGGTGATTAATTTGCTTATCCATATCATCGGAAGATATTTGAACAACTCGTTTATATCGAGCTTCTTCCTCGCCTTGATCTCCACTCCGTCTTCGACGTTTTTCAGGATTTGTTTCGCAAACTCCCTCACACTTTCGTAGGTCGCCTCGTTAGGGAGGTGGCTGAATTTCAATATTCGCCTCTCGTTTCCCAAAGACCATGTGGGGGCGTAGGAAGACATGTTCCCGAACGTGGCCGCGCCGACCGGGACCCCACCCTTTTTAGATAACCGCCTCAAAAGCTCTACGGCGGTGTTGTGCTGGTTTCCCCCGTCGCCCCCGAACGTGGCGAATGACGCCACCGAGGCGCCATTGAGGTCTTTAATCGACGCGGCCCAATTACTCACGTTTTCCGGGACGTCGTAGTAGAAGACCGGCGTTCCGGCGACTACGATGTCGTATCGAACGGCACCCGCGGGGTCGACCTCGCCTATCGCGAGGGCGTCCGTTTTGACGCCCGAATCCTTAAAAACCCTCGCTATGAGCTTTCCGTATCTCTTCGTGTGTCCCGTCTGGCTGTACCAGCAGACGAGAGCGCGCCTGTCATTTTTCTTTTTGGTCAA
This genomic interval from Candidatus Zymogenus saltonus contains the following:
- a CDS encoding EFR1 family ferrodoxin (N-terminal region resembles flavodoxins. C-terminal ferrodoxin region binds two 4Fe-4S clusters.); translation: MTKKKNDRRALVCWYSQTGHTKRYGKLIARVFKDSGVKTDALAIGEVDPAGAVRYDIVVAGTPVFYYDVPENVSNWAASIKDLNGASVASFATFGGDGGNQHNTAVELLRRLSKKGGVPVGAATFGNMSSYAPTWSLGNERRILKFSHLPNEATYESVREFAKQILKNVEDGVEIKARKKLDINELFKYLPMIWISKLITGTHTIDKNLCTECEICVKGCPVGAIDLSRFSVNTKRCIACLGCVNNCPAGAVVMTFMGKKVYGFKEFLKLNGIRIAEP